In one Desulfoferula mesophila genomic region, the following are encoded:
- a CDS encoding nickel-dependent hydrogenase large subunit — protein MAKYTIDPITRIEGHLRIDVEIEDGKVTNAWSSAQLFRGLEIILQGRDPRDAPLLTQRACGVCTEVHALASIRTLDDAVRVKIPPLARICRNLVHGAQFLHDHMVHFYVLSALDWVDVVSAMKADPKKTAALADQLGNYPNSGAADFRAVKEKLQTLVASGQLGPFANGYWGHPDYRLPPEANLLAVTHYLMLLRIQSRAARMMAIFGAKNPHVQAYCTGGVTCVRDISNVDRLAEFLYYLKEMQEFIDNVYIPDVLAVASFYKDWGARNIGGCTNFLAYGGFPQNSGRYLEEKFFMPGGVIMNRDLGGISAVDPEAITEEVTRAWYKNGPPLPPAKGVTEPLDNARFDYDGKYSWFKAPRYHGKPMEVGPLAQVLTAYAKGQPGVKTMVEATLKHLNVPATALFSTLGRTAARAIETKVIADEMAAWINEAIELIRDGKVETVAEWKWPGETMGYGLIDVPRGALGHWIHQDKEDKIANYQLVVPSTWNLGPRDAQGQVGPVEEALIGTPVADPKAPLEIIRTVHSFDPCIACGVHVIDPDTNEVRKFKVC, from the coding sequence ATGGCCAAATACACCATCGATCCCATAACCCGCATTGAAGGGCACCTGCGCATCGATGTGGAGATTGAAGACGGCAAGGTAACCAACGCCTGGTCTTCGGCCCAGCTTTTTCGCGGTTTGGAAATAATTCTGCAAGGACGCGATCCCCGTGACGCTCCCTTGCTCACCCAGCGCGCCTGCGGGGTGTGCACCGAGGTGCACGCCTTGGCCTCCATCCGCACCCTGGACGACGCGGTGCGAGTGAAAATTCCGCCCCTGGCCCGCATCTGCCGCAACCTGGTGCACGGCGCCCAGTTCCTGCACGACCACATGGTCCACTTCTACGTGCTCAGCGCATTGGACTGGGTGGACGTGGTCAGCGCCATGAAGGCCGATCCCAAGAAGACCGCCGCCCTGGCCGACCAGTTGGGCAACTACCCCAACAGCGGCGCCGCGGATTTCAGGGCGGTCAAAGAAAAACTTCAGACCTTGGTGGCCAGCGGCCAGCTGGGGCCCTTTGCCAACGGCTATTGGGGCCACCCCGACTACCGCCTGCCCCCGGAGGCCAACCTGCTGGCCGTTACCCACTACCTAATGCTTCTGCGCATCCAGTCCCGGGCGGCGCGCATGATGGCCATTTTCGGCGCCAAGAACCCCCACGTGCAGGCCTACTGCACCGGCGGAGTCACCTGCGTGCGCGACATCAGCAACGTGGACCGCCTGGCCGAGTTCCTTTACTACCTCAAGGAGATGCAGGAGTTTATCGACAACGTCTACATCCCCGACGTGTTGGCCGTGGCCAGCTTCTACAAGGACTGGGGCGCCCGCAACATCGGCGGTTGCACCAACTTCCTGGCCTACGGCGGCTTCCCGCAAAACTCGGGCCGCTATTTGGAAGAGAAGTTCTTCATGCCCGGCGGGGTCATCATGAACCGCGACCTGGGGGGCATCTCCGCCGTGGACCCGGAGGCCATCACCGAAGAGGTGACCCGGGCCTGGTACAAGAACGGTCCGCCCCTGCCGCCGGCCAAGGGGGTCACCGAGCCGCTGGACAACGCCCGTTTCGACTATGACGGCAAATACTCCTGGTTCAAGGCCCCCCGCTATCATGGCAAGCCCATGGAGGTGGGGCCCCTGGCCCAGGTGTTGACCGCCTACGCCAAGGGCCAGCCCGGCGTGAAGACCATGGTGGAGGCCACCCTCAAGCACCTCAACGTGCCGGCCACGGCCCTGTTCAGCACCCTGGGACGCACCGCCGCCCGGGCCATCGAGACCAAGGTCATCGCCGACGAAATGGCCGCCTGGATCAACGAGGCCATCGAGCTGATCCGCGACGGCAAAGTGGAGACCGTGGCCGAGTGGAAATGGCCCGGCGAGACCATGGGCTACGGGCTCATAGACGTGCCGCGCGGCGCCCTGGGCCACTGGATTCACCAGGACAAGGAAGACAAGATCGCCAACTACCAGCTGGTGGTGCCCTCCACCTGGAATCTGGGGCCCCGCGACGCCCAGGGCCAGGTGGGCCCGGTGGAGGAGGCCCTTATCGGCACCCCGGTGGCCGATCCCAAGGCTCCCCTGGAGATCATCCGCACGGTGCACTCCTTTGACCCCTGCATCGCCTGTGGGGTGCACGTGATAGATCCGGACACCAACGAGGTGCGCAAGTTCAAGGTATGCTAG